One Pseudomonas sp. MH9.2 DNA segment encodes these proteins:
- a CDS encoding FUSC family protein, producing MYDLRSSRLPPLLRKFLRPLLDPYRRYRNARLIHAVRVSLGLLASILLTTGINLPHGEWASVTMLVVIGGLQHHGNIGKKAAERAYGTLIGAAVGLLLVAQQAYLGIPLLTYLGMSAVCGFFAYHAIGKGGYTALLSAITVFIVAGHGDNPISDGLWRTVDILIGIVLALAFSFALPLYAVFSWRYNLASALRDCAAIHSRIISGQSVSDDEYLKLMNRLTGAMVQLRSLMPSVSKEVRISLNKLDAIQRNLRLCISTLEILANTRPTANDEQAMAVLQLSLNAEHKQIRVQLIAMARALQTGVSERIERPVGGADNTAALSAPVYSALDGYRLLTLQLAATVDDLRQQLANTARKWKI from the coding sequence ATGTATGACCTTCGATCATCGCGACTCCCCCCGCTTCTACGCAAATTCCTGCGACCGCTGCTGGATCCCTATCGACGCTACCGTAACGCCAGGCTTATCCACGCCGTGCGCGTATCGCTGGGGTTGCTCGCGTCGATCTTGTTGACCACCGGCATCAACCTGCCCCACGGGGAATGGGCCTCGGTCACCATGCTGGTGGTAATCGGCGGACTTCAGCACCATGGTAATATCGGCAAAAAAGCGGCCGAGCGGGCGTATGGAACGCTGATAGGCGCCGCCGTTGGCCTGTTGCTGGTCGCCCAGCAAGCGTACTTGGGCATACCGTTGCTCACGTACCTGGGCATGTCTGCGGTATGCGGCTTTTTTGCTTATCACGCGATCGGCAAAGGCGGCTACACGGCGCTGCTGTCGGCAATCACCGTGTTCATCGTCGCCGGTCATGGCGATAACCCGATATCCGATGGCCTTTGGCGCACTGTCGATATCCTCATTGGCATCGTCCTGGCCCTGGCGTTCTCTTTCGCGCTGCCCCTGTACGCGGTCTTTTCCTGGCGCTACAACCTGGCGAGCGCACTGCGTGACTGTGCCGCGATCCACAGCCGCATCATCAGTGGCCAATCGGTCAGCGACGACGAGTACCTCAAGCTGATGAACCGACTGACCGGCGCCATGGTGCAACTGCGTTCGTTGATGCCCTCCGTGTCCAAGGAGGTGCGGATATCACTCAATAAACTCGACGCCATCCAGCGCAATCTGCGGCTGTGCATCAGCACCCTGGAGATCCTCGCCAACACCCGGCCCACCGCCAACGACGAACAGGCCATGGCCGTGTTGCAGCTGTCCCTCAACGCCGAACACAAACAGATACGCGTACAGCTGATTGCAATGGCGCGCGCACTGCAAACCGGTGTCTCGGAGCGGATCGAGCGCCCTGTCGGCGGGGCAGACAATACGGCCGCGTTGAGTGCCCCGGTCTACTCGGCACTGGACGGCTACCGACTGTTGACCCTGCAACTTGCCGCCACCGTCGACGATCTGCGCCAGCAACTGGCGAACACTGCAAGGAAATGGAAGATCTGA
- the hypE gene encoding hydrogenase expression/formation protein HypE, whose protein sequence is MNAGSPVKRGYVRPLNLREGRIDMSHGAGGRASAQLIEELFVAAFDNTWLREGNDGAVFTPELAPGERMVMATDAHVVSPLFFPGGDIGSLSVHGTVNDVAMTGARPLYLAASFIIEEGFPLADLKRIVDSMARASRQAGVPIVTGDTKVVERGKGDGVFISTTGIGVVAAGVNTSGHRARPGDAILLSGSIGEHGVAIMSKREALEFDTEIISDSIALHELVAHMLATAPGLRVLRDPTRGGLATTLNEIAGQSGVGMLLDEAMIPVLPQVEAACELLGLDPLYIANEGKLIAICSEADAEPLLHAMRQHPQGKDAVRIGTVLDDSHGFVQMQTRFGGRRIVDWLTGEQLPRIC, encoded by the coding sequence ATGAACGCTGGTTCCCCCGTCAAGCGCGGCTATGTCCGCCCCCTGAACCTGCGAGAAGGACGCATCGACATGAGTCACGGCGCTGGCGGCCGTGCTTCGGCGCAATTGATCGAAGAACTGTTCGTCGCCGCCTTCGATAACACCTGGCTGCGTGAGGGCAACGACGGCGCGGTCTTCACACCCGAACTCGCCCCCGGCGAGCGCATGGTTATGGCGACGGACGCGCATGTGGTTTCGCCGCTATTCTTCCCCGGCGGCGACATCGGCAGCCTGTCCGTGCATGGCACCGTCAACGACGTCGCCATGACCGGTGCGCGACCGCTGTACCTCGCCGCCAGCTTCATCATTGAGGAAGGTTTCCCACTCGCAGACCTGAAACGCATTGTCGACTCCATGGCCCGTGCCTCCCGTCAGGCGGGCGTCCCCATCGTCACCGGCGACACCAAGGTGGTCGAGCGCGGCAAGGGCGACGGCGTATTCATCAGTACCACCGGGATTGGCGTGGTCGCCGCCGGGGTGAATACCAGCGGCCATCGTGCTCGCCCTGGCGATGCCATTTTGCTGTCCGGGAGCATTGGCGAACACGGCGTGGCAATCATGTCCAAGCGTGAGGCGCTGGAATTCGACACCGAGATCATCTCCGACAGCATCGCCCTGCACGAACTGGTTGCCCATATGCTCGCGACCGCCCCCGGTTTGCGCGTGCTCCGCGACCCGACACGTGGTGGCTTGGCGACAACGCTGAACGAGATTGCCGGTCAATCCGGAGTTGGCATGCTCCTCGACGAAGCCATGATCCCGGTGCTACCACAGGTCGAAGCCGCGTGCGAACTGCTCGGCCTCGACCCGCTGTACATCGCCAACGAAGGCAAGTTGATCGCCATCTGTTCCGAGGCCGACGCTGAACCGTTGCTGCACGCCATGCGCCAACACCCGCAGGGGAAAGACGCGGTGCGCATCGGCACCGTATTGGATGACTCGCACGGCTTCGTGCAAATGCAGACCCGTTTCGGTGGGCGCAGGATAGTAGACTGGCTGACCGGAGAGCAGTTGCCTAGAATCTGTTGA
- the hypD gene encoding hydrogenase formation protein HypD, with the protein MKYIDEYRDGELAQRIAARIRGEAHPDRSYRFMEFCGGHTHAISRYGVSELLPDNVRMIHGPGCPVCVLPIGRIDLAVKLALEHGAILCSYGDTLRVPAAEGLSLLRAKAHGADIRMIYSPLDALKIAEANPERQVVFFAIGFETTTPPTALIIREAAARGLDNFSVLCCHVLTPAAISHILAAPEKDAASAVELDGFVGPAHVSIVIGSAPYEAFARQYHKPVVIAGFEPLDVMQAILMLVRQVNEGRAEVENEFIRAVGRYGNTGAQALMDEVFELRPSFEWRGLGEVPLSALRIRPAFARYDAEVRFDLEYQAVPDHKACECGAILRGQKKPTDCRLFGTVCTPENPMGSCMVSNEGACAAHYAYGRYKDIEVVAL; encoded by the coding sequence ATGAAGTACATCGACGAATACCGCGACGGCGAGCTGGCTCAACGCATCGCCGCACGCATCCGCGGAGAAGCCCATCCCGACCGATCCTATCGGTTTATGGAGTTCTGCGGCGGCCACACCCACGCGATTTCCCGCTACGGCGTCAGCGAGCTACTGCCCGACAACGTGCGCATGATCCACGGCCCCGGCTGCCCGGTCTGCGTGCTGCCGATTGGACGTATCGACCTGGCGGTGAAGCTGGCCCTGGAACACGGAGCAATCCTTTGCAGCTACGGCGACACCTTGCGTGTGCCCGCGGCTGAAGGGCTTTCCTTGCTCCGCGCCAAGGCCCACGGCGCCGATATCCGCATGATTTATTCGCCGCTGGATGCACTGAAAATCGCCGAAGCGAACCCGGAACGGCAGGTGGTGTTCTTCGCCATCGGTTTCGAAACCACCACACCGCCCACGGCACTGATCATTCGCGAAGCGGCGGCACGTGGCCTGGATAATTTCAGCGTGCTCTGCTGCCATGTCCTGACTCCGGCTGCGATTTCGCACATCCTCGCCGCGCCGGAAAAGGACGCCGCGTCGGCGGTGGAACTGGATGGTTTTGTCGGCCCGGCGCATGTCAGCATCGTCATCGGCTCGGCGCCTTACGAAGCCTTCGCCCGCCAATACCACAAGCCAGTGGTCATCGCCGGTTTCGAGCCGCTGGACGTGATGCAGGCGATCTTGATGCTGGTGCGCCAGGTCAATGAAGGTCGGGCTGAAGTCGAGAACGAGTTCATCCGCGCTGTCGGACGCTATGGCAATACGGGCGCCCAGGCGCTGATGGATGAGGTCTTCGAGTTGCGCCCCAGCTTCGAATGGCGCGGGCTCGGTGAAGTCCCCCTCAGCGCCCTGCGCATTCGTCCGGCCTTCGCCCGCTACGACGCCGAAGTGCGCTTCGACTTGGAGTACCAGGCGGTGCCGGATCACAAGGCCTGCGAATGTGGCGCCATCCTCCGCGGGCAGAAAAAACCCACGGATTGCCGCCTGTTCGGCACCGTGTGCACACCCGAAAATCCAATGGGCTCGTGCATGGTGTCCAACGAAGGCGCCTGCGCCGCGCATTACGCCTACGGGCGCTACAAAGACATTGAGGTAGTGGCTTTATGA
- a CDS encoding HypC/HybG/HupF family hydrogenase formation chaperone, producing the protein MCLAIPARVVELRSGDTALVDLGGIRKEISIALVPEAQVGDYVIIHVGYALGLIDPEEAQRTLDMFDELNRTQREAS; encoded by the coding sequence ATGTGCCTAGCTATTCCCGCCCGTGTGGTCGAACTGCGCAGTGGCGACACCGCACTGGTCGATCTCGGCGGCATCCGCAAAGAAATCTCTATAGCGCTGGTGCCCGAGGCACAGGTCGGCGATTACGTGATTATCCACGTCGGCTATGCCCTGGGCCTGATTGATCCAGAAGAAGCCCAGCGCACGCTGGACATGTTCGACGAGTTGAACCGCACGCAACGGGAAGCCTCATGA
- a CDS encoding carbamoyltransferase HypF — translation MHSQKLPNANVWPPVLACGAWLKNAACLLQRDQVLWSPVHGDLGDPQSCLDLEASLERLLAHADATPQAIVHDLHPDFYSSQLAVSLAARLDVPALAVQHHHAHIGALMAEHGLDGPVLGLALDGVGLGSDGAAWGGELLWVAPHAWRRLGHLLPLPLPGGDIAAREPWRLAAAALHLLGRNEEIITRLGALVGEQSAGTVAGMLRRNLNCPPSSGAGRWFDAAAGILGISVRQQAEAEAAIALERLASDYLAANAEPTVEGLWRIRADGVLDLRPLLTRLFDLADHGRSAEGAALFHLTLAAALTDWVLQQPAKLPVLLGGGCFANRLLSTRLSHLLGTHGVPVFSAQSVSCGDAGLALGQGWIAAHWPELESQAALPLEEPLSCA, via the coding sequence GTGCATAGCCAAAAACTCCCCAACGCGAACGTCTGGCCGCCCGTATTGGCCTGCGGTGCCTGGCTGAAAAACGCAGCCTGTCTGCTGCAACGCGATCAAGTGCTGTGGTCCCCAGTGCATGGCGATTTGGGCGATCCACAAAGTTGTCTGGACCTCGAAGCCTCGCTGGAGCGTTTGCTCGCGCATGCCGACGCTACCCCGCAGGCAATCGTCCATGACCTGCACCCGGACTTCTACAGTTCCCAACTGGCCGTGAGCCTGGCCGCTCGGCTGGACGTGCCCGCGCTGGCGGTCCAGCACCACCATGCGCATATCGGCGCACTCATGGCCGAACATGGGCTCGACGGCCCGGTGCTGGGTCTGGCGCTGGACGGCGTCGGCCTCGGCAGTGACGGCGCCGCCTGGGGGGGTGAGTTGCTATGGGTCGCGCCCCACGCCTGGCGCCGACTCGGGCATCTGCTGCCACTGCCACTGCCGGGCGGCGACATCGCCGCCCGTGAGCCTTGGCGTCTGGCCGCAGCCGCGCTGCATCTACTGGGCCGCAATGAAGAAATCATTACTCGCCTCGGCGCGCTGGTCGGCGAGCAAAGCGCTGGCACCGTTGCAGGCATGCTCCGCCGTAACCTCAACTGCCCACCCAGCAGTGGCGCGGGACGCTGGTTCGATGCCGCCGCCGGTATTCTCGGGATCAGTGTGCGCCAGCAAGCCGAGGCAGAAGCCGCCATCGCCCTGGAACGTCTGGCCAGCGACTATCTGGCAGCGAATGCCGAGCCAACGGTCGAAGGCCTATGGCGCATCCGCGCTGACGGCGTGCTTGATCTACGGCCGCTGCTCACACGTCTATTCGACTTGGCCGATCATGGCCGTAGCGCCGAAGGTGCCGCACTGTTCCACCTGACACTCGCGGCGGCCCTGACTGACTGGGTGCTGCAACAGCCTGCAAAACTGCCGGTACTGCTCGGCGGTGGCTGCTTCGCCAACCGTCTGCTCAGTACGCGCCTCAGCCATCTGCTCGGCACCCACGGCGTGCCGGTCTTCAGCGCACAGAGCGTGTCCTGCGGCGATGCCGGACTGGCCCTCGGCCAAGGCTGGATCGCCGCCCACTGGCCCGAACTTGAAAGCCAAGCGGCGTTGCCGCTGGAGGAACCTCTGTCATGTGCCTAG
- the hypB gene encoding hydrogenase nickel incorporation protein HypB, whose translation MCVVCGCGTGHSHEQHPSNESTTDSEARVDATGDLHYGAGEARVSVPGLSQARTIRIEQDVLGENDRHAARNRENFIAHGVLALNLVSSPGSGKTTLLCATLLALRERRAGLPIAVIEGDQQTRNDAERIRATGVPAIQINTGKGCHLDARMITEAYARLPLHDALHAAGHEHHHPKAPLLSNHHHHHAAHDHHAHGAGEPAGILFIENVGNLVCPALWDLGEAGKVAILSVTEGEDKPLKYPDMFAAAKLMILNKIDLLPHLDFDVQRCLDYAHQVNPQLQIIQLSARDGTGLDAWLDWLLAGAPESDRKAARIAALEAELAALKAPAKGA comes from the coding sequence ATGTGCGTCGTTTGCGGCTGCGGTACCGGCCATTCACACGAGCAACACCCAAGCAACGAGTCAACCACCGATAGCGAAGCGCGGGTCGACGCCACGGGCGATCTGCATTACGGCGCGGGCGAAGCGCGGGTCTCGGTGCCCGGCCTGAGCCAGGCAAGGACGATCCGCATCGAGCAAGATGTGCTCGGCGAGAACGACCGCCACGCCGCACGCAACCGAGAGAATTTCATCGCCCACGGCGTGCTGGCCCTCAATCTGGTGTCCAGCCCCGGCTCCGGCAAAACCACCCTGCTGTGTGCCACCCTCCTCGCCCTGCGCGAGCGCCGAGCCGGGTTGCCAATCGCGGTGATTGAAGGCGACCAGCAGACCCGCAACGACGCCGAGCGCATCCGCGCAACAGGGGTGCCGGCGATCCAGATAAACACCGGCAAGGGTTGCCACCTGGACGCACGGATGATCACCGAAGCTTACGCGCGCCTGCCGCTGCACGACGCATTGCATGCCGCAGGGCATGAGCATCACCACCCAAAGGCCCCGCTGCTCTCCAACCACCATCATCACCACGCCGCCCACGATCATCATGCACACGGCGCAGGCGAACCGGCGGGCATTCTGTTTATCGAGAACGTCGGCAACCTGGTGTGCCCGGCACTTTGGGACCTCGGCGAGGCCGGTAAAGTGGCGATCCTGTCAGTCACCGAGGGCGAGGACAAGCCGCTCAAATACCCGGACATGTTCGCCGCTGCAAAGCTGATGATCCTCAACAAGATCGACCTGCTGCCTCATCTGGACTTCGACGTGCAGCGCTGCCTGGACTATGCCCATCAGGTCAATCCGCAGTTGCAGATCATTCAGCTCAGTGCCCGTGACGGCACCGGCCTGGACGCCTGGCTCGACTGGCTACTGGCGGGTGCGCCGGAGAGTGACCGCAAGGCTGCACGCATCGCCGCACTCGAAGCCGAACTGGCAGCGCTGAAAGCGCCGGCCAAGGGGGCCTGA
- a CDS encoding hydrogenase maturation nickel metallochaperone HypA, with product MHELSLAGGILSAVEAAAAADPFVRVSRLRLEAGKLAGVEVHALRFALEALAPGTLLAGAQIDIEEPHGQAWCLDCAATVPLVERGAPCPTCGGFWLQPTGGTELRILDLQVEDH from the coding sequence ATGCATGAACTGAGTCTGGCGGGCGGAATTCTCAGCGCCGTGGAAGCAGCGGCTGCCGCTGATCCGTTCGTGCGCGTCAGCCGTTTGCGCCTGGAAGCCGGAAAGTTGGCAGGGGTCGAGGTACACGCGCTGCGTTTCGCCTTGGAAGCGCTGGCACCGGGCACCTTGCTGGCCGGTGCGCAGATCGACATCGAAGAACCGCACGGACAGGCCTGGTGCCTGGACTGCGCCGCCACTGTGCCATTAGTCGAGCGCGGCGCACCGTGCCCGACCTGCGGCGGTTTCTGGCTGCAACCTACCGGCGGCACCGAATTACGCATCCTCGACCTGCAGGTCGAGGATCACTGA
- a CDS encoding nickel-dependent hydrogenase large subunit, with amino-acid sequence MNASSSLSPLGGSLRVRPGQQPAIIGGRPLLAARLLRGQPPEAAAQRLPLLYSLCGQAHRLTAQLAIRAALQGQTNTLVAASQALLAETRREHLRRVLLDWPPLLDPGAPRPSPGEMRAWDQAPEAAMTFWLGGPVRVWLQQWEDDPHHALLEWTQRNEHWLSRILANCRRDADALQLPVHALQLITDTPALHAVADHLRRSTDFALRPELNGQPCETGSWTRFGETHPERYTSAWLRLGARVAELARLSLPDARPPALGVIALGQNEALAWSETARGLLLHRVCLERSGGTVQIADYQIVAPTEWNLHPQGALALALSSLPSADPRSQRQAELLMAAFDPCIAFTLETDKDNHQGQSSHA; translated from the coding sequence ATGAATGCCTCAAGCAGTTTGTCGCCACTCGGTGGATCGCTGAGAGTGCGTCCCGGTCAGCAACCGGCGATCATTGGCGGTCGGCCATTACTGGCGGCTCGGCTATTGCGAGGCCAGCCACCCGAGGCCGCCGCGCAACGACTGCCCCTGCTCTACAGCCTGTGCGGTCAGGCCCATCGTTTGACTGCACAACTGGCCATCCGCGCAGCACTGCAGGGCCAGACGAACACCCTCGTGGCCGCCAGCCAGGCGTTGCTGGCCGAAACTCGCCGTGAACACTTGCGACGCGTCTTGCTGGACTGGCCGCCGCTACTCGACCCAGGCGCTCCGCGCCCCTCTCCAGGGGAAATGCGCGCGTGGGATCAGGCACCCGAAGCGGCCATGACTTTCTGGCTTGGCGGCCCGGTACGCGTCTGGCTACAGCAGTGGGAAGACGACCCTCATCACGCGTTGCTGGAATGGACCCAGCGCAACGAACACTGGCTGAGCCGCATACTTGCCAACTGCCGCAGAGACGCAGACGCCCTGCAATTGCCGGTGCATGCACTGCAACTGATCACCGATACCCCGGCGCTGCACGCCGTGGCAGATCACCTGCGCCGTTCCACCGACTTTGCCCTGCGCCCTGAGCTGAATGGACAGCCGTGCGAAACCGGCAGTTGGACCCGGTTCGGCGAAACACATCCGGAACGCTACACCAGCGCCTGGCTGAGGTTGGGGGCGCGGGTCGCCGAATTGGCACGACTGTCACTGCCCGATGCCCGCCCACCGGCGCTTGGGGTGATAGCGTTGGGTCAGAACGAAGCCCTGGCCTGGAGCGAAACCGCTCGCGGTCTGTTGCTGCATCGGGTATGTCTGGAACGCAGCGGCGGCACCGTGCAGATAGCCGACTATCAGATCGTCGCCCCCACCGAGTGGAACCTTCATCCGCAGGGTGCTCTGGCCCTGGCGCTGTCATCGCTGCCGAGCGCCGATCCACGCAGCCAGCGCCAGGCTGAACTGTTGATGGCAGCCTTCGATCCCTGCATCGCTTTTACGCTGGAAACAGACAAAGACAACCACCAAGGACAATCAAGCCATGCATGA
- the hybE gene encoding [NiFe]-hydrogenase assembly chaperone HybE, with the protein MTQSESPPSPTLRGEALAAHFRDIADTRMRGLPFLNPRLDVEAVGFAVQIAGEDATSGVLGILITPWFMNLMWLAPALSAPLAQGASREHFFGGQRLTFIGAVDEAFGVYQSCSLFSPMFEFADQAAARATAEQVLSLLRDTPKEEEPQYPALSRRALLFGRRPGASE; encoded by the coding sequence ATGACACAGTCTGAATCGCCACCCTCCCCGACCCTGCGGGGTGAGGCGCTGGCTGCCCACTTCAGAGACATCGCCGACACCCGCATGCGCGGCCTGCCCTTTCTCAACCCAAGGCTGGACGTCGAGGCGGTAGGCTTCGCCGTGCAGATTGCGGGTGAAGATGCGACCTCTGGCGTACTCGGCATTCTGATCACGCCCTGGTTCATGAACCTGATGTGGCTCGCGCCCGCCTTGAGTGCACCGCTGGCCCAAGGTGCCTCCCGAGAGCATTTTTTCGGTGGCCAGCGTCTGACATTCATAGGCGCAGTCGACGAGGCGTTCGGCGTTTACCAAAGCTGTTCGTTGTTTTCCCCGATGTTCGAGTTCGCCGATCAAGCGGCGGCCCGCGCTACCGCCGAACAGGTGCTCAGCCTGTTGCGCGACACCCCCAAAGAGGAAGAGCCGCAATACCCGGCGCTCAGTCGTCGCGCCCTGCTGTTCGGGCGTCGGCCTGGTGCCTCGGAATGA
- a CDS encoding rubredoxin, whose translation MTDRPSFEGSYRGDSARISDTTRLECKICWWVYDPSEGDPVWQIEPGTPFSALPDHWCCPNCDGAAEQFMVINDTV comes from the coding sequence ATGACCGACAGACCCAGCTTCGAAGGCAGCTACAGGGGCGACTCCGCGCGCATCAGCGATACCACCCGTCTGGAGTGCAAAATCTGCTGGTGGGTGTACGACCCGAGCGAGGGCGACCCGGTCTGGCAAATCGAGCCCGGCACGCCGTTTTCAGCGCTGCCGGACCATTGGTGCTGCCCGAACTGCGATGGTGCCGCCGAGCAGTTCATGGTGATCAATGACACAGTCTGA
- a CDS encoding hydrogenase expression/formation protein has product MAPQMYIPVVDLGPGSQVEDEVLEYISMPQGMYTHSAPILPEPEELDTLPGARQALQDLLQMLHTCNRGEVTRSLDLSGLEAGDRTLLDQLLGEGEVSVRVVVQTPLRIQESIFAGVWRIYGEGHDYVEVGAAPVQLRTTAHAAARPAAFDLPSQLPPGVMNAPAILTEVEDQTRHWQTGSPAHVINLTLLPLSEQDIAFLDAYLPVGPVRALARGYGNCRISSTLVHNCWRVTYFNSQDAQILDTIEITDLPEVICAAPEDLSDSLERFEDVIQWFEGQ; this is encoded by the coding sequence ATGGCCCCGCAAATGTACATCCCGGTGGTCGATCTAGGCCCAGGCTCTCAAGTGGAAGACGAGGTCCTCGAATACATCAGCATGCCGCAAGGTATGTACACCCACAGCGCCCCGATACTGCCCGAACCGGAAGAATTGGACACGCTGCCAGGCGCCCGCCAAGCCTTGCAGGACCTGCTGCAAATGCTCCACACCTGCAATCGCGGTGAAGTGACCCGGAGCCTCGACCTCAGCGGACTTGAAGCCGGCGACCGCACGCTGCTCGATCAACTGCTCGGTGAGGGCGAAGTCAGCGTACGCGTTGTCGTGCAAACCCCGTTGCGCATCCAGGAATCGATCTTCGCCGGGGTCTGGCGAATTTACGGTGAGGGCCACGACTATGTCGAAGTCGGCGCCGCACCTGTGCAACTGCGCACTACCGCCCATGCCGCGGCCCGACCAGCCGCGTTTGACCTGCCGTCACAACTACCGCCTGGCGTGATGAACGCTCCGGCGATTCTCACCGAGGTGGAAGACCAGACCCGGCACTGGCAAACCGGTAGCCCCGCGCACGTGATCAACCTGACACTGCTGCCGCTGTCCGAACAAGACATTGCCTTCCTCGACGCTTATTTGCCGGTCGGCCCGGTGCGGGCACTGGCTCGCGGTTACGGCAATTGCCGGATCAGCAGCACACTGGTGCACAATTGCTGGCGCGTCACCTACTTCAATTCCCAGGACGCGCAAATCCTCGACACCATCGAGATCACCGACTTGCCAGAAGTGATTTGTGCTGCGCCGGAAGACCTCAGCGATTCGCTGGAACGCTTCGAGGATGTCATCCAATGGTTCGAAGGGCAGTAA
- a CDS encoding hydrogenase: MSESAAFMAPIPATPAIPPLITRLVEQFDATWIGSDNLDAWLAESGDCLLLLCGDPVRHPESLDVAVVLPELRQEVARRHGCTLRLGVVHRAEEEAIAARFALRRWPTLVWLRDGGYVTTIDGMHDWDEYLSLADKALNLSNARIPLFAETPSGATGGCQ; encoded by the coding sequence ATGAGTGAATCCGCCGCCTTCATGGCGCCCATTCCCGCCACCCCTGCTATCCCGCCACTGATCACCCGTCTGGTAGAGCAATTCGATGCCACCTGGATTGGCAGCGACAACCTCGACGCCTGGCTCGCTGAAAGCGGTGACTGTCTGTTACTGCTGTGCGGTGACCCGGTGCGCCACCCTGAATCCCTGGATGTGGCGGTGGTGTTGCCCGAACTGCGCCAGGAAGTTGCCAGGCGCCATGGCTGCACCCTGCGGTTGGGCGTGGTTCATCGCGCCGAGGAAGAAGCCATCGCGGCACGCTTTGCCCTGCGTCGCTGGCCAACCCTAGTCTGGCTGCGCGACGGTGGCTACGTCACCACCATCGACGGCATGCATGACTGGGACGAATACCTCAGCCTGGCCGACAAGGCCTTGAACCTGAGCAACGCCCGCATCCCCTTGTTCGCCGAAACGCCCAGCGGCGCTACCGGCGGCTGCCAGTGA
- the hypC gene encoding HypC/HybG/HupF family hydrogenase formation chaperone, giving the protein MCIGLPMQVVAVNPGSALCRNRHGEERLIDTALVDTCTVGDWLLIFLDAAREHLDARRAAEIDSTLAMLEAALYGTPPTPDSAPGFSLPSAMNTEQLAALLGQMPPVAARTRPNLKEPI; this is encoded by the coding sequence ATGTGCATCGGACTGCCCATGCAAGTGGTTGCCGTAAACCCTGGTTCAGCGCTGTGCCGTAACCGCCACGGCGAGGAACGGCTCATCGATACGGCGCTGGTCGATACCTGCACCGTCGGTGACTGGTTGCTGATCTTCCTCGACGCAGCGCGCGAACACCTCGATGCACGACGGGCAGCGGAGATCGACTCGACCCTCGCCATGCTCGAAGCCGCGCTGTACGGCACCCCGCCAACACCCGACAGCGCGCCCGGTTTCAGTCTGCCCTCCGCGATGAACACCGAACAGCTCGCCGCCCTGCTGGGCCAGATGCCACCCGTTGCTGCGCGTACGCGGCCTAACCTCAAGGAACCCATATGA
- a CDS encoding HyaD/HybD family hydrogenase maturation endopeptidase: MNTSESPRPRITVLGIGNLLWADEGFGVRCVEALQQRYEFADNVALIDGGTQGLYLIQHVQEADYLLIFDAVDYNLAPGELKFIADDEVPKFLGIKKLSLHQTGFQEVLMLAQLTAHYPQRVLLIGCQPEQMMDYGGSLRPSVKAAMEGALDEAVRVLETWGAEPRKRASPLNGDDAVTLPHLELQRYEGERPSAQTACRIGDERILARRT; encoded by the coding sequence ATGAACACCTCAGAATCGCCCCGTCCGCGCATCACCGTATTGGGAATCGGCAACCTGCTGTGGGCCGACGAAGGCTTCGGCGTGCGCTGTGTCGAGGCATTGCAGCAACGCTATGAGTTCGCCGACAACGTCGCGCTGATCGATGGCGGCACCCAGGGTCTGTACCTTATCCAGCATGTACAGGAAGCCGATTACCTGCTGATTTTCGACGCCGTCGACTACAACCTCGCCCCCGGTGAATTGAAATTCATCGCCGATGACGAAGTGCCCAAGTTTCTCGGGATCAAAAAGCTCAGTCTGCACCAGACCGGCTTTCAGGAAGTGCTGATGCTGGCCCAACTGACTGCTCACTATCCTCAACGAGTCCTGCTGATTGGTTGCCAGCCAGAGCAGATGATGGACTATGGCGGCAGCTTACGACCCAGCGTCAAGGCAGCCATGGAAGGCGCGCTGGACGAAGCCGTTCGGGTGCTTGAAACCTGGGGTGCCGAGCCGCGCAAACGTGCTTCGCCGCTTAACGGGGACGACGCTGTGACCCTGCCGCACCTGGAATTGCAACGCTACGAAGGCGAGCGTCCATCCGCGCAGACCGCCTGCCGGATCGGTGACGAACGCATCCTCGCCAGGCGCACCTGA